The Streptomyces sp. NBC_01689 genome includes a window with the following:
- a CDS encoding serine hydrolase domain-containing protein, whose protein sequence is MSARPLPVSSPAAQGVDSAGILAFLDAVEAAPDIEPHSLMILRHGHVVASGWWAPYTPDRVHLLYSLSKSFTSTAAGFAVAEGLVRLDDPVISYFPEFEAEITDPRSRAMLVRHVASMASGHLGDTLEEAARLDRKEFVRGFLLVPPDREPGTVFAYNQPATYTLASIVQRVTGQSLTEYLRPRLLDPLGIGETAWLQRPPGRDLGFSGLHAATDAIARLGQFYLQDGVWNGERLLPSSWIAEATREQIPTVDASAGDSGSDWERGYGFQFWMGRHGYRGDGAFGQFCVVLPEHDVVIATTAATVQMQDLLGLMWRHLLPAIGPEPLAGTADEGLLRRLAALTLPPVVASAGPPALDAGPSAGEPAPPGGEADRSDRGAGSSASADAWAGAVFVPRDGVCAEQRTLTRVEVAAPADGDGRPDGDGWTVSLAEADERYELRLSATGWTVAEGPLPMAVSGGWADRDTLRFDVLFLETPHRMTVSCVLPDGTFDVRWHTTPMHRGPLRSLAAPGR, encoded by the coding sequence ATGAGTGCCCGTCCCCTGCCCGTCAGCAGCCCCGCAGCCCAGGGCGTCGACTCCGCCGGCATCCTCGCGTTCCTGGACGCCGTCGAGGCCGCGCCGGACATCGAACCGCACAGTCTGATGATCCTGCGCCACGGTCATGTGGTGGCCTCCGGCTGGTGGGCGCCGTACACGCCCGACCGCGTCCACCTGCTGTACTCGCTCAGCAAGAGCTTCACGTCCACGGCCGCCGGGTTCGCCGTCGCGGAGGGGCTGGTGCGTCTCGACGACCCCGTGATCTCGTACTTCCCCGAGTTCGAGGCCGAGATCACCGACCCGCGCAGCCGCGCCATGCTCGTCCGGCACGTGGCGTCCATGGCGAGCGGTCACCTCGGTGACACCTTGGAGGAGGCCGCCCGCCTCGACCGGAAGGAGTTCGTACGGGGTTTCCTGCTCGTGCCGCCGGACCGGGAGCCGGGCACCGTCTTCGCCTACAACCAGCCCGCGACGTACACCCTCGCCTCGATCGTCCAGCGGGTGACAGGACAGTCGCTCACCGAGTACCTGCGGCCCCGGCTGCTGGACCCGCTGGGCATCGGGGAGACCGCCTGGCTGCAGCGTCCGCCGGGCCGTGACCTGGGGTTCAGCGGTCTGCACGCGGCGACGGACGCGATCGCCCGGCTCGGCCAGTTCTACCTCCAGGACGGCGTCTGGAACGGCGAACGCCTGCTGCCCTCCTCCTGGATCGCGGAGGCGACGCGCGAGCAGATCCCTACCGTGGACGCATCGGCCGGGGACTCGGGGTCCGACTGGGAGCGGGGGTACGGGTTCCAGTTCTGGATGGGACGGCACGGCTACCGCGGCGACGGCGCCTTCGGGCAGTTCTGCGTGGTGCTTCCCGAACACGACGTGGTGATCGCGACGACGGCGGCGACGGTGCAGATGCAGGACCTGCTGGGCCTGATGTGGCGGCACCTGCTCCCGGCGATCGGACCCGAGCCGCTCGCGGGCACCGCGGACGAGGGGCTGCTGCGGCGGCTGGCGGCGCTGACCCTGCCACCGGTCGTGGCGAGCGCGGGACCGCCGGCGCTGGACGCCGGTCCGTCGGCCGGGGAGCCCGCACCGCCGGGCGGGGAGGCCGACCGGTCCGACCGCGGCGCCGGTTCGTCGGCCTCCGCCGACGCCTGGGCGGGTGCGGTGTTCGTGCCGCGGGACGGCGTCTGCGCGGAACAGCGGACCCTGACGCGTGTCGAGGTGGCGGCCCCGGCGGACGGTGACGGGCGGCCGGACGGCGACGGCTGGACGGTGTCGCTCGCCGAGGCCGACGAGCGCTACGAGCTGCGGCTGTCCGCGACGGGGTGGACGGTCGCGGAGGGCCCGCTCCCCATGGCGGTCAGCGGAGGATGGGCGGACCGGGACACCCTCCGCTTCGACGTGTTGTTCCTGGAGACCCCGCATCGGATGACCGTGAGCTGTGTGCTGCCGGACGGCACGTTCGACGTGCGCTGGCACACGACTCCGATGCACCGGGGGCCCCTGCGCTCGCTGGCCGCGCCCGGACGGTGA
- a CDS encoding 4-hydroxybenzoate 3-monooxygenase: MIKPSPTAEPTRRVPVVVIGAGPAGLTVANILHTAGVDCVVLETESREFVEQRPRAGFIEEWAVRALRERGLAGRLVERAQAHTACEFRIDGERHRFRYTELTGERHFVYPQPLLVTDLVRAYADVKGGDIRFGVRDVALHGLDDDRPSVLYTDPATGERRRLDCEFVAGCDGARGVTRPHAVPGRGTVARHDYGVGWLALLAEAPPSSDCVVFGVHPRGFAAHMARGPEVTRYYLEVAPGEDPERWSHDRVWSELHARLAVAGAPALTEGPLIEKRVLDMHSYVVEPMAYGRLFLAGDAAHLVAPIAAKGMNLALHDALLLADALVGYFGTGDGGGLRDYSDACLRRVWEYQEFSVWLAELLHGPSSGDPFRAGAARARLRRVLDSPAAAAAFAASYIGKAAAGRTAVG, encoded by the coding sequence ATGATCAAGCCCTCCCCCACCGCGGAGCCGACGCGTCGCGTCCCCGTCGTCGTCATCGGCGCGGGGCCCGCCGGGCTCACCGTCGCGAACATCCTGCACACGGCGGGCGTCGACTGCGTGGTTCTGGAGACCGAGAGCAGGGAGTTCGTCGAACAGCGGCCACGCGCGGGGTTCATCGAGGAGTGGGCGGTGCGGGCGCTGCGCGAGCGGGGGCTCGCCGGCCGGCTGGTGGAGCGGGCGCAGGCGCACACCGCGTGCGAGTTCCGCATCGACGGCGAACGCCACCGCTTCCGGTACACCGAGCTGACCGGCGAGCGGCACTTCGTCTATCCCCAGCCGCTGCTGGTGACCGATCTGGTGCGTGCGTACGCCGACGTGAAGGGCGGCGACATCCGGTTCGGGGTACGGGACGTGGCTCTGCACGGCCTCGACGACGACCGGCCCTCGGTGCTGTACACGGATCCCGCCACGGGCGAACGGCGCCGCCTCGACTGCGAGTTCGTGGCCGGCTGCGACGGTGCTCGCGGGGTGACCCGGCCCCACGCGGTGCCCGGGCGGGGCACCGTGGCGCGTCACGACTACGGCGTCGGATGGCTGGCGCTGCTGGCCGAGGCGCCGCCGTCCAGCGACTGTGTCGTCTTCGGGGTCCACCCCCGGGGTTTCGCCGCCCACATGGCCCGCGGCCCGGAAGTCACCCGTTACTACCTGGAGGTGGCGCCCGGCGAGGATCCCGAACGCTGGTCGCACGACCGGGTGTGGTCGGAGCTGCACGCCCGGCTGGCGGTGGCCGGGGCGCCCGCGCTGACCGAGGGGCCGCTGATCGAGAAGCGCGTCCTCGACATGCACAGCTATGTCGTGGAACCGATGGCCTACGGGCGGCTGTTCCTGGCGGGCGACGCCGCCCACCTCGTGGCACCGATCGCCGCGAAGGGCATGAACCTCGCCCTGCACGACGCCCTGCTTCTGGCGGACGCCCTGGTCGGGTACTTCGGTACGGGGGACGGCGGCGGGCTGCGGGACTACTCGGACGCCTGTCTGCGGCGGGTCTGGGAGTACCAGGAATTCTCCGTATGGCTGGCCGAGTTGCTGCACGGGCCGTCCTCGGGTGACCCCTTCCGTGCGGGTGCCGCGCGCGCCCGGCTGCGGCGCGTGCTGGACTCCCCCGCGGCGGCGGCCGCCTTCGCCGCGTCGTACATTGGGAAGGCCGCCGCGGGCCGAACCGCCGTGGGCTGA